Proteins encoded in a region of the Pseudomonas sp. GOM7 genome:
- the queC gene encoding 7-cyano-7-deazaguanine synthase QueC produces the protein MNEKKAVILLSGGLDSATVVAMAKAEGYTCYSMSFDYGQRHRAELQAAERVARQLGVIEHKVIGLNLNGIGGSALTDASIAVPEAPGEGIPVTYVPARNTVFLALALGWAEVLGARDIFIGVNAVDYSGYPDCRPEFVEAFQSMANLATKAGVEGQGFNIRAPLQQMSKGEIIQAGMRLGVDYALTVSCYQADEDGRACGKCDSCRLRAAGFAAAGVPDATRYC, from the coding sequence ATGAACGAGAAGAAAGCGGTCATCCTCCTCTCCGGTGGCCTGGATTCGGCCACCGTGGTGGCCATGGCCAAGGCTGAAGGCTACACCTGCTACAGCATGAGTTTCGACTATGGCCAGCGTCATCGCGCCGAGCTGCAGGCGGCCGAGCGTGTGGCCAGGCAGTTGGGCGTGATCGAGCACAAGGTCATCGGCCTGAACCTCAACGGTATCGGCGGCTCGGCGCTGACCGATGCCAGTATCGCGGTGCCCGAAGCCCCAGGCGAGGGCATCCCGGTTACCTACGTGCCGGCCCGTAACACGGTGTTCCTTGCTCTGGCCTTGGGGTGGGCGGAGGTGCTCGGGGCGCGCGATATCTTCATTGGCGTCAACGCGGTGGATTACTCGGGCTACCCTGATTGCCGCCCGGAGTTCGTCGAGGCTTTCCAGAGCATGGCCAACCTCGCCACCAAGGCGGGCGTGGAGGGGCAGGGCTTCAATATTCGCGCGCCCCTGCAGCAGATGAGCAAGGGCGAGATCATCCAGGCTGGCATGCGTCTGGGTGTGGATTATGCGTTGACCGTCTCCTGCTACCAGGCCGACGAGGATGGCCGCGCTTGTGGCAAGTGCGACAGTTGTCGCCTACGCGCCGCCGGGTTCGCCGCTGCTGGTGTGCCCGATGCTACCCGCTACTGCTGA
- a CDS encoding LysR family transcriptional regulator encodes MNKLRRIDLNLLVTLHALLLEKHISRAALRLHKSQPAVSHSLAHLRKLFDDPLLVRRSGKLELTTRASELMQPLTDSLDQLGALLDPPQFDPTRAQRAFRLAMSDYGARVLLPGLTRALRAIAPGIDLVVNQASRESMLADVIDGETDMALGVFPGQNSGKLRMRTLFVERFACLADSSTLPESGVLDREAWLARPHVLVAMRSGGDNEIDRALAREGLHRRIAMILPHWGVANELIAGTDLILTVARRSLESVEVDPRLRVFEPPLAIEPFDFDLIWHQRREGDPAHSWLRQMIMRVANDG; translated from the coding sequence ATGAATAAACTTAGGCGCATCGATCTCAACCTTCTGGTCACCCTGCACGCCTTGTTGCTGGAGAAACACATCTCACGGGCGGCCTTGCGCCTGCACAAGAGCCAGCCGGCGGTCAGTCACTCACTGGCCCATCTGCGCAAATTGTTCGATGACCCCCTGTTGGTTCGACGCTCAGGCAAGCTCGAGCTGACCACGCGGGCGAGCGAGTTGATGCAGCCGCTGACCGACTCCCTGGATCAACTGGGCGCCCTGCTCGATCCGCCACAGTTCGATCCCACCCGCGCGCAACGGGCATTTCGCCTGGCCATGTCGGATTACGGCGCACGCGTGCTGCTACCAGGCCTGACCCGCGCGCTACGCGCCATCGCCCCAGGCATCGACCTCGTCGTCAACCAGGCCAGCCGGGAGTCGATGCTGGCCGATGTGATCGATGGCGAAACGGATATGGCGCTCGGTGTATTTCCGGGGCAGAACTCGGGCAAGCTGCGCATGCGTACGCTGTTCGTCGAGCGCTTCGCCTGCCTGGCCGACTCGTCGACCCTGCCAGAAAGCGGCGTACTCGATCGCGAAGCCTGGCTGGCACGTCCGCACGTCCTGGTCGCCATGCGCTCGGGCGGTGACAACGAAATCGACCGCGCCCTGGCACGGGAAGGTTTGCACAGGCGCATCGCGATGATCCTGCCGCACTGGGGCGTGGCCAACGAGCTGATCGCCGGCACCGACCTGATTCTCACCGTGGCCCGGCGCAGCCTAGAGTCGGTTGAAGTGGATCCGCGACTGCGGGTGTTCGAGCCACCGCTGGCGATCGAGCCTTTCGACTTCGACCTGATCTGGCATCAACGTCGCGAAGGCGATCCCGCCCATTCGTGGTTGCGACAAATGATCATGCGCGTGGCGAATGATGGCTGA
- the ribA gene encoding GTP cyclohydrolase II translates to MCAYRIRNCVEIPILPNGHVGKFFSFDGLESPEEHVAIVMGSLEQESPLVRVHSECLTGDIFGSHRCDCGAQLNEALERMSEEGGVLLYLRQEGRGIGLYAKLAAYRLQDGGLDTFEANRQLSFPDDGRDFTVAAQMLAALGVKRCRLMTNNPEKVKALHAFGLQVDEVIPTGIFVTAHNRNYLLAKAQKKNHAIKLDLPV, encoded by the coding sequence ATGTGTGCATACCGTATAAGAAATTGCGTCGAAATCCCGATCCTGCCCAATGGCCATGTAGGAAAGTTCTTTTCCTTCGATGGGCTTGAATCCCCCGAAGAACATGTCGCCATCGTCATGGGTTCCCTGGAGCAGGAGTCACCTCTGGTCAGAGTGCACTCCGAATGCCTGACGGGCGATATTTTTGGCTCCCATCGCTGCGACTGCGGCGCCCAGTTGAACGAAGCCCTGGAGCGCATGAGCGAAGAAGGCGGCGTGCTGCTCTATCTACGCCAGGAAGGCCGGGGCATCGGGCTGTACGCCAAGCTGGCCGCCTACCGCCTACAGGACGGCGGGCTGGATACCTTCGAGGCCAATCGCCAACTGAGCTTCCCCGATGACGGCCGCGACTTCACCGTCGCGGCGCAGATGCTCGCGGCGCTGGGTGTCAAACGCTGCCGCCTGATGACCAACAACCCGGAAAAGGTCAAGGCGCTGCACGCCTTCGGCCTGCAGGTCGACGAGGTGATTCCCACGGGCATCTTCGTGACCGCGCACAACCGTAACTACCTGCTGGCCAAAGCCCAGAAGAAGAATCACGCCATCAAGCTCGATCTGCCGGTTTGA
- a CDS encoding DMT family transporter encodes MSSPLSLAGAALALAALIAGALVPFQAGSNAALGRALGHPLWATVASLLVSLLVVLPVILAMRAPAPLLNQAGALPLWAWFGGVAGVIYITSALILTPRLGATGFIVCVIAGQMLTSLLIDHFGLMGLPVKEANLGRVGGVLLIFAGMLMVQWFTNH; translated from the coding sequence ATGTCTTCTCCGCTTTCTCTCGCTGGCGCAGCGCTGGCCCTGGCCGCCCTGATCGCCGGAGCCCTGGTGCCCTTTCAGGCCGGCAGCAACGCTGCGCTGGGACGGGCACTCGGCCATCCCTTGTGGGCAACCGTGGCCTCGCTGCTGGTCAGCCTGCTCGTCGTGCTGCCGGTCATTCTGGCCATGAGGGCGCCCGCACCATTGCTCAATCAGGCTGGTGCGCTCCCTCTGTGGGCCTGGTTCGGTGGCGTCGCCGGGGTCATCTACATCACCTCGGCGCTGATACTGACTCCGCGCCTTGGCGCGACCGGTTTCATCGTCTGCGTGATCGCGGGGCAGATGCTCACCTCCTTGCTCATCGATCACTTCGGTCTGATGGGGCTGCCTGTGAAGGAAGCCAATCTGGGCCGTGTCGGCGGTGTTCTGCTGATCTTCGCCGGCATGCTTATGGTGCAGTGGTTCACCAATCATTAG
- a CDS encoding formylglycine-generating enzyme family protein, with translation MSDRALLGLPESYTATRELHLPEDQLRALAQLDRLRLVALLESRDEPLAQRYHAGRLLALYGDPRLDPLTPQMLDVPGGEVCIGLDTAELDTVMDRLADLNLDRQWIVKETPRHRVRLEPYRIARYPVTNLEYRTFLQESGEQRLPDNWFLGRYPAEQANHPVSGLRAEDADCYAAWLAETTGRRFRLPSEAEWEYAAAGPQNLEYPWGQQFLADHANTAEAGLLQTTPVGLFACGASPFGCLDMAGNVEEYVADDYRPYPGGEQVNDDLIAAVGNHRVARGGSFSRFRDLARATRRHGKFPRPIYVMGFRLAESL, from the coding sequence TTGAGCGACCGGGCCTTGCTGGGACTTCCCGAGTCCTACACCGCCACGCGTGAACTGCATCTGCCAGAAGATCAATTGCGGGCCCTGGCCCAGCTCGACAGGCTGCGCCTGGTGGCACTGCTGGAAAGCCGAGACGAGCCACTGGCTCAGCGCTATCACGCCGGACGTCTACTCGCCCTATACGGCGACCCGCGCCTGGATCCCCTCACCCCACAGATGCTCGATGTGCCGGGCGGTGAGGTATGCATAGGCCTGGACACGGCCGAGCTGGATACGGTCATGGATAGATTGGCAGACCTCAATCTCGACCGCCAATGGATCGTCAAGGAGACGCCACGCCACCGCGTGCGGCTCGAACCCTACCGGATCGCCCGTTATCCGGTGACCAACCTGGAGTACCGAACCTTTCTGCAGGAAAGCGGCGAACAGCGCCTGCCGGACAACTGGTTCCTAGGGCGCTATCCAGCCGAGCAGGCCAATCACCCGGTCAGCGGCCTACGCGCGGAAGACGCCGATTGCTATGCCGCCTGGCTGGCAGAGACGACCGGCCGGCGTTTTCGTCTGCCCAGCGAAGCCGAGTGGGAGTATGCCGCCGCCGGCCCGCAGAACCTCGAATACCCCTGGGGACAGCAGTTCCTGGCAGACCATGCCAATACCGCCGAGGCCGGCCTGTTGCAGACCACGCCCGTGGGCCTGTTCGCCTGCGGCGCCTCCCCCTTCGGCTGCCTGGACATGGCCGGCAATGTCGAGGAGTACGTCGCCGACGATTACCGCCCATATCCGGGAGGGGAGCAGGTGAACGACGACCTGATCGCCGCCGTAGGGAACCATCGGGTCGCCCGCGGCGGGAGCTTTTCCCGTTTCCGTGATCTGGCGCGCGCCACACGGCGCCACGGAAAGTTTCCCAGACCCATCTACGTGATGGGCTTTCGCCTGGCCGAGAGCCTCTGA
- a CDS encoding efflux RND transporter periplasmic adaptor subunit: MKTSLALAVAVLSAASLATWSLWPVQAEEAEVHSMPKVKVALSRVERQDMPRYYNSVGTLEAVTQVQVSAEVPGRVAALHFDSGQRVEAGQLLISLNDEPEKAQRRRLEAVLRNAEQRLQRISRLAPGGAATREQLDQARADRDAARGELDQVNALIAQKNIRAPFSGELGIRQVHLGQYLNPGDPIANLSDNRQLRVNFSLDEQARTELELGQSVELRFHARPDQIFEARINAIDPILDEARMIRVQASLDGGDNHLASGMFADARVRRPSRGKTLSVPQTAVVATAYGDMAFVAREQDGVLRAKRVAVRTGGVWNGRVEIVEGLQADDQVVVSGQNKLSDDTPLEALPQDSLAAAAGQGTRS, encoded by the coding sequence ATGAAGACCTCGCTCGCTCTTGCAGTGGCCGTACTGAGTGCGGCTTCGCTGGCGACCTGGAGCCTTTGGCCGGTGCAGGCCGAGGAGGCTGAGGTGCACAGCATGCCCAAGGTGAAGGTCGCCTTGAGCAGGGTCGAGCGCCAGGACATGCCGCGCTACTACAACAGTGTCGGTACCCTGGAAGCCGTCACTCAGGTGCAGGTGAGCGCAGAAGTGCCGGGCAGGGTTGCCGCCCTGCATTTCGACTCGGGGCAGCGCGTCGAGGCCGGGCAACTGTTGATCAGCCTCAATGACGAGCCGGAGAAGGCGCAAAGACGACGCCTGGAGGCCGTGCTGCGCAATGCCGAGCAGCGTCTGCAACGCATTTCCAGACTGGCGCCCGGTGGTGCGGCCACCCGCGAGCAACTCGACCAGGCCCGCGCCGACCGTGATGCGGCCAGAGGGGAACTGGATCAGGTCAACGCGCTGATCGCGCAGAAGAACATCCGTGCGCCATTCAGCGGCGAACTGGGCATCCGCCAGGTTCACCTGGGGCAATACCTCAACCCTGGCGATCCCATCGCCAACCTCAGCGACAATCGCCAACTGCGGGTCAACTTCTCGCTCGACGAGCAGGCCCGTACCGAGCTCGAACTGGGGCAAAGCGTCGAGCTGCGCTTCCATGCACGCCCGGATCAGATCTTCGAGGCGCGCATCAATGCCATCGACCCGATCCTCGACGAGGCGCGGATGATTCGCGTCCAGGCCAGCCTGGACGGGGGCGACAACCATCTTGCTTCCGGGATGTTCGCCGATGCCCGGGTACGCCGCCCGAGCCGTGGCAAGACACTGAGCGTTCCGCAGACCGCCGTTGTGGCGACCGCCTATGGCGATATGGCGTTCGTCGCCCGCGAGCAGGACGGCGTGCTGCGTGCCAAGCGCGTGGCGGTACGCACTGGTGGCGTGTGGAACGGCCGGGTGGAGATCGTCGAAGGGCTGCAGGCGGACGATCAGGTGGTGGTCTCCGGGCAGAACAAGCTGAGCGACGATACGCCCCTGGAAGCGCTGCCCCAGGACAGCCTGGCCGCTGCCGCCGGGCAGGGGACGCGGTCATGA
- the ribD gene encoding bifunctional diaminohydroxyphosphoribosylaminopyrimidine deaminase/5-amino-6-(5-phosphoribosylamino)uracil reductase RibD: protein MSRALELASRGRYSTHPNPRVGCVLVHEGRIVGEGWHQRAGGPHAEVFALQQAGAAAQGATAYVTLEPCAHHGRTPPCCLALIEAGIRRVVVACQDPFHKVDGNGLRLLREAGIEVDVGLLREEAEELNLGFLSNARRGRPWVRLKYGMSLDGRTALADGESKWITSEASRHDVQLWRQASSAILTSSATVLADDPQLTVRIPFDHPVPPVKRIVLDRWSRVPVQARVFDTQAPTLVAHRYDNPPATDLADHVERLPLLARDDEKMLWELMEALGNRSIHDLFIEAGARLGGALIRAGLVDELLLYVAPRLLGANARPLVEGLSPDSLALAPGFELYECTQLGEDVRLRLRAKAQGIEQHRVQAWVAADEIGSLRQAR, encoded by the coding sequence ATGTCCCGCGCGCTGGAGCTGGCCAGCCGGGGACGTTACAGCACGCACCCCAACCCTCGAGTGGGCTGCGTCCTGGTGCACGAGGGGCGAATCGTCGGCGAAGGCTGGCACCAACGGGCAGGTGGCCCCCATGCGGAAGTCTTCGCCCTGCAACAGGCCGGCGCCGCTGCACAAGGCGCTACCGCTTACGTAACGCTCGAGCCATGCGCCCATCATGGGCGTACCCCACCCTGCTGCCTGGCCCTGATCGAGGCCGGTATCCGACGCGTCGTGGTGGCTTGCCAGGACCCCTTCCATAAGGTCGATGGCAATGGCCTGCGACTGCTGCGCGAGGCGGGTATCGAGGTGGACGTGGGTTTGCTGCGCGAAGAGGCGGAAGAGCTCAACCTGGGCTTTCTCTCCAACGCTCGGCGCGGTCGGCCCTGGGTGCGCCTGAAATATGGCATGAGCCTGGATGGACGTACCGCCCTGGCCGATGGTGAATCCAAATGGATCACCAGCGAGGCCTCCCGACATGACGTGCAGCTATGGCGACAAGCCAGCTCGGCCATTCTGACCAGCAGCGCAACCGTACTGGCGGACGACCCGCAACTGACCGTGCGCATCCCTTTCGATCATCCGGTACCGCCGGTGAAACGAATCGTGCTGGATCGCTGGTCGCGCGTCCCGGTGCAGGCCAGGGTCTTCGACACCCAGGCCCCGACCCTCGTCGCCCATCGTTACGACAACCCTCCCGCCACGGATCTGGCTGATCACGTCGAGCGCTTGCCGCTGCTGGCCAGGGATGACGAGAAGATGCTCTGGGAGTTGATGGAGGCGCTTGGCAACCGCTCCATCCACGACCTGTTCATCGAAGCGGGAGCTCGCCTGGGCGGAGCGCTGATCAGGGCCGGCCTGGTCGACGAGCTGCTGCTCTATGTAGCGCCACGCTTGCTGGGAGCCAATGCCAGGCCCTTGGTCGAAGGCCTGTCGCCAGATTCCCTCGCACTGGCCCCGGGCTTCGAGCTGTACGAATGCACGCAGCTCGGCGAGGACGTGAGGTTGCGTTTGCGTGCCAAGGCGCAGGGCATCGAACAGCACAGAGTACAGGCCTGGGTAGCCGCCGATGAAATCGGCTCGCTCAGGCAGGCAAGATGA
- a CDS encoding WD40 repeat domain-containing protein: MKHFAPISGIASFQERYIATAGYDNQVILWDAQTKQAIHRVFHDHLANQCAFSPDGKLLVSASSDYSARIWEVPSMRLKAALIGHEDDVEMAVFNPAGDTVSTCSRDHTIRLFDVASGQCRHVLRGHQADVISVSWAADGASLVSSSDDGTIRRWDVQRGVQIESIDLGGVETDTIALASDGTIFAGDDEGRLTIIDKSGQRRHQAHAAGVKRVVWDDRKRWLISLSYDRSVVLWHALGNGELRKLAESSLPNIIWPRSCAFLGEQRIAFVTFGSSYGVWNHVSNEWELDGIEQAISLNAVAVHQGNTYAIGDAGLLLVNGKPSTLIGSLCNFLLPFGDTILTGGQMGQVFDAVSGKMIYQHRSPLNCGTAFMRAGKPHAAIGTYTGEALVFAFDDKGEVAYQGEILMHDNAIKGISADEEYLFSVCANTAAAFHRISDFTEHAYNELAHERISNACTTIEGGFASVGRDLKLRLWRAGKSEVFKTPHLHSVKCIAASPDRKLIATGSYGGTVALFDLETQRWITQRKPTTSGISCITYSPETETFIASSYDGHLYPIEARP, encoded by the coding sequence ATGAAACATTTTGCCCCCATCAGCGGCATCGCCAGTTTTCAGGAGCGCTACATCGCCACTGCTGGTTATGACAACCAGGTCATCCTGTGGGATGCCCAGACCAAGCAAGCCATCCACCGGGTCTTCCACGACCACCTCGCCAACCAGTGCGCCTTCAGCCCGGACGGCAAACTGCTGGTCAGCGCCAGCAGCGACTACAGTGCCCGCATCTGGGAAGTCCCGAGCATGCGCTTGAAAGCGGCGCTCATCGGCCATGAGGACGATGTCGAAATGGCTGTCTTCAACCCAGCCGGCGATACCGTCTCCACCTGCTCACGGGATCACACGATCCGTCTGTTCGATGTCGCCAGCGGCCAATGCCGTCATGTGCTGCGCGGCCACCAGGCCGATGTCATTTCGGTGAGCTGGGCAGCCGACGGCGCCAGCCTGGTTTCCAGCAGCGACGACGGCACCATTCGCCGCTGGGACGTCCAGCGCGGTGTCCAGATCGAGAGCATCGATCTGGGCGGAGTGGAAACCGATACCATCGCCCTGGCCAGCGACGGCACCATCTTCGCGGGTGACGATGAAGGACGCCTGACCATCATCGACAAGAGTGGCCAGCGTCGCCACCAGGCCCATGCCGCCGGGGTCAAGCGAGTCGTCTGGGACGACCGCAAGCGCTGGTTGATCAGCCTCAGCTACGATCGCTCGGTGGTGCTCTGGCATGCCCTCGGCAACGGTGAGCTAAGAAAGCTTGCCGAGAGCTCCCTGCCCAACATCATCTGGCCGCGTAGCTGCGCCTTCCTGGGCGAGCAGCGCATCGCCTTCGTCACCTTCGGTTCGTCCTACGGGGTATGGAACCATGTCAGCAACGAGTGGGAACTCGACGGTATCGAGCAGGCCATCAGCCTGAACGCCGTCGCCGTGCATCAAGGCAATACTTACGCCATCGGCGATGCCGGCCTGCTGCTGGTGAACGGCAAGCCAAGCACCCTGATCGGCAGCCTGTGCAATTTCCTCCTGCCCTTTGGCGACACCATTCTGACCGGTGGCCAGATGGGCCAGGTGTTCGATGCGGTGAGCGGCAAGATGATCTACCAGCACCGCTCGCCACTCAATTGCGGCACCGCCTTCATGCGCGCCGGTAAACCGCACGCGGCAATCGGTACCTATACCGGCGAGGCCCTGGTGTTTGCCTTCGATGACAAGGGCGAAGTGGCCTATCAGGGCGAGATCCTGATGCACGACAACGCGATCAAAGGCATATCCGCCGACGAGGAATACCTTTTCAGCGTTTGCGCCAATACGGCCGCCGCCTTCCATCGGATTTCCGACTTCACCGAGCATGCCTACAACGAGCTTGCCCATGAACGCATCTCCAATGCCTGCACCACCATCGAGGGTGGCTTCGCCAGCGTTGGACGGGATCTCAAGCTGCGTCTCTGGCGTGCCGGCAAGAGCGAGGTGTTCAAGACCCCGCACCTGCACTCGGTCAAATGCATCGCCGCTTCACCGGACCGCAAGCTGATCGCCACCGGCAGCTATGGTGGCACGGTGGCATTGTTCGACCTGGAAACGCAGCGCTGGATCACCCAGCGCAAACCCACCACCAGTGGCATCTCCTGCATCACCTACTCGCCGGAGACGGAAACCTTCATCGCCAGCTCCTACGACGGGCATCTGTACCCCATCGAGGCTCGGCCCTGA
- the queE gene encoding 7-carboxy-7-deazaguanine synthase QueE — protein sequence MQETLRITEIFYSLQGETRTAGLPTVFVRLTGCPLRCQYCDTAYAFSGGEIVTLDSILEQVAAYRPRYVCVTGGEPLAQPNCIPLLARLCEAGYEVSLETSGALDVSAVDPRVSKVLDLKTPGSAEMQRNRYENIQWLTRNDQVKFVICSREDYDWAVSKLIEHDLAARAGEVLFSPSHKQVDARALADWIVADNLPVRLQLQLHKILWNDEPGH from the coding sequence ATGCAAGAAACCCTGCGCATCACCGAGATTTTCTACTCGTTGCAGGGGGAGACGCGTACCGCCGGCTTGCCGACGGTATTCGTGCGCCTGACCGGCTGTCCCCTGCGCTGTCAGTACTGTGACACCGCCTATGCCTTCAGTGGCGGCGAGATCGTCACGCTCGATAGCATCCTCGAACAAGTGGCCGCCTACCGGCCGCGTTATGTCTGCGTCACGGGCGGCGAGCCATTGGCCCAGCCCAATTGCATCCCCTTGCTCGCTCGCCTGTGCGAGGCCGGTTATGAGGTGTCGCTGGAAACCAGCGGCGCGCTCGACGTGTCGGCGGTCGATCCACGGGTCAGCAAGGTGCTCGACCTGAAGACACCTGGCTCGGCCGAAATGCAGCGCAACCGCTATGAGAACATCCAGTGGCTGACGCGCAACGACCAGGTCAAGTTCGTCATCTGCTCGCGCGAGGATTACGACTGGGCGGTTTCCAAGCTGATCGAGCACGACCTGGCCGCGCGCGCCGGTGAGGTGCTGTTCTCGCCCAGCCACAAGCAGGTCGATGCCCGCGCGCTGGCCGATTGGATAGTGGCGGACAACCTGCCGGTACGCCTGCAACTGCAACTGCACAAGATTCTCTGGAACGACGAGCCGGGACACTGA
- the pal gene encoding peptidoglycan-associated lipoprotein Pal has product MEMLKFGKFAALSLALAVAVGCSSKGGDATGEGAVDPNAGYDANANAGMDGSLSEEAALRAITTFYFEFDSSDLKPEAMRALDVHAKDLKANGNRVVLEGHTDERGTREYNMALGERRAKAVQRYLVLQGVSPAQLELVSYGEERPVATGHDEQSWAQNRRVELRK; this is encoded by the coding sequence ATGGAAATGCTGAAATTCGGTAAGTTCGCTGCACTGTCCCTGGCTCTCGCCGTTGCCGTAGGTTGCTCCTCCAAAGGCGGTGACGCTACTGGCGAAGGCGCGGTCGACCCGAACGCTGGCTACGATGCCAACGCCAACGCTGGCATGGACGGCAGCCTGAGCGAAGAAGCCGCTCTGCGCGCTATCACCACTTTCTACTTCGAGTTCGACAGCTCCGACCTGAAGCCCGAAGCCATGCGCGCTCTGGACGTACACGCCAAGGATCTGAAAGCCAACGGCAACCGTGTCGTTCTGGAAGGTCACACCGACGAGCGCGGCACCCGCGAGTACAACATGGCTCTGGGCGAGCGTCGTGCCAAGGCCGTTCAGCGCTACCTGGTTCTGCAGGGCGTTTCCCCGGCTCAGCTGGAACTGGTGTCCTACGGTGAAGAGCGTCCGGTCGCTACCGGCCACGACGAGCAGTCCTGGGCTCAGAACCGTCGCGTAGAGCTGCGCAAGTAA
- a CDS encoding class I SAM-dependent methyltransferase has product MKKKSTYDSIGGLFENFTDTAAQRAVEVRTLMHMAGDVKGQSVLDLACGYGFFGRELLRKGASRVVGVDISEKMIDLAREESRKNGDTIEFHVRNVCNMESFGKFDMVMAAWLFNYAESLDDMKKMFKAVANNLKPSGRLVAYTVEPDFQLAKGNFTNYGVNVLTEEPWAEGFRHQAEFVTTPPSPFTFFRWSREDYEAAMADAGLREVHWQKPMLLDSDIKRYTPGFWDIFQENCLQTGLTCRL; this is encoded by the coding sequence ATGAAAAAGAAATCGACCTACGACTCGATCGGCGGACTCTTCGAGAACTTTACCGACACCGCTGCGCAACGTGCGGTTGAAGTACGCACGCTGATGCACATGGCAGGCGACGTGAAAGGCCAGAGTGTTCTGGATCTGGCCTGCGGCTATGGTTTCTTCGGCCGTGAACTGCTCAGGAAAGGCGCGAGCCGCGTGGTCGGCGTGGACATTTCGGAAAAGATGATCGACCTGGCTCGAGAAGAGTCGCGCAAGAACGGCGACACCATCGAGTTTCATGTACGTAACGTCTGCAACATGGAGTCGTTTGGCAAGTTCGACATGGTGATGGCGGCCTGGTTGTTCAATTACGCCGAATCTCTGGATGACATGAAAAAGATGTTCAAGGCCGTGGCCAACAACCTGAAACCTTCAGGGCGTCTGGTCGCCTATACGGTCGAACCGGACTTCCAACTGGCCAAGGGAAACTTCACCAATTACGGAGTCAATGTACTGACCGAAGAGCCGTGGGCGGAAGGTTTCCGTCATCAGGCCGAGTTCGTCACCACCCCACCCAGCCCCTTCACCTTCTTCCGCTGGAGCCGCGAAGACTATGAAGCGGCCATGGCCGACGCCGGACTTCGCGAAGTGCATTGGCAAAAGCCCATGCTCCTGGACAGCGATATCAAACGTTATACCCCGGGCTTCTGGGACATCTTCCAGGAAAACTGCCTACAGACCGGCTTGACCTGCCGGCTTTAA
- the ybgF gene encoding tol-pal system protein YbgF, which yields MLNCRRTLTLLALALPLAAMAEVPVLDSSSMQGSSYPPAGYGTAGASVGAGAQAPVSAQGMLFNQLQQLQQELAQLRGMVEEQQNEIQRLKQEGLERYQDLDQRISAGAAAGAPAQNSPTTGTNNASGTPTPPPAAQQQASAEPGDPAKEKLYYEAAFDLIKAKDFDKASQAFTAFLNRYPNSQYAGNAQYWLGEVNLAKGDLQAAGQAFAKVSQAYPNHAKVPDSLFKLADVERRLGHNDKARGILQQVIAQYPGSSAAQLAQRDLQRL from the coding sequence ATGCTGAACTGCCGCCGTACTCTGACCCTTCTGGCACTGGCCTTGCCGCTTGCGGCAATGGCTGAGGTTCCCGTACTGGATAGCAGCTCCATGCAAGGGAGCAGCTATCCACCGGCGGGTTATGGTACGGCTGGCGCCTCCGTCGGGGCGGGCGCGCAAGCGCCCGTCTCGGCGCAGGGCATGCTGTTCAATCAGCTTCAACAGTTGCAGCAGGAACTGGCGCAACTGCGGGGTATGGTCGAAGAGCAGCAGAATGAAATCCAGCGCCTCAAGCAGGAAGGTCTGGAGCGTTACCAGGATCTGGATCAACGTATTTCCGCCGGTGCTGCTGCCGGTGCTCCCGCACAGAATTCTCCTACCACTGGCACGAACAACGCCAGTGGCACGCCGACGCCGCCGCCGGCTGCTCAGCAGCAGGCCAGCGCCGAGCCGGGTGACCCGGCCAAGGAAAAACTCTACTACGAGGCCGCCTTCGACCTGATCAAGGCCAAGGACTTCGACAAGGCGTCGCAAGCGTTCACCGCCTTCCTCAATCGCTACCCCAACAGCCAGTACGCCGGTAACGCGCAATACTGGCTGGGCGAAGTGAACCTGGCCAAGGGGGATCTGCAGGCCGCAGGTCAGGCCTTCGCCAAGGTCAGCCAGGCTTACCCGAACCATGCCAAGGTGCCGGATTCGCTGTTCAAGCTGGCCGATGTCGAGCGGCGTCTGGGCCACAACGACAAGGCGCGTGGCATTCTCCAGCAGGTCATCGCCCAGTATCCGGGCAGTTCGGCTGCGCAGTTGGCGCAACGCGACCTGCAACGCCTGTAA